Proteins from one Sordaria macrospora chromosome 1, complete sequence genomic window:
- a CDS encoding AGC family protein serine/threonine kinase domain-containing protein: MLRSPATPALKTVRGFHNTPAASGDEDSDYCLSPDPRRGLTTKSSRSTLMVDDVVSANCSPAMRPVLSPAMSGISMLRMHQDIQSLSLDTAASSRASSMTSKLGRRVLSGGLVRQSGYKRSNSSGTSSGDETASVATEAYEINLEHDFAVDGNVTTTIGSTEAVEIGPEGGVARSQKMTADDFEPLRCLGKGTYGTVLLVKQRTTGRLFAQKQFKKASLVVHKKLVEQTKTERQILESVNRHPFVVKLFYAFQDQEKLYLILEYGQGGELFTHLNTEKMFSEPTAAFYMAEMVLALSHLHTTLGVVYRDLKPENCLLDSEGHLLLTDFGLSKVAVESEECNSMLGTVEYMAPEVIQGKKYGRSVDWWSLGALGYDLMTGNPPFRGGNNAKIQENIVKQKLIMPYFLTAEAKDLLTRLLRKDPAKRLGSNMPKDLDTIKKHRFFRKIDWKKLAAREIEPPIQPMITDPELAENFAPEFTELNLSPVVSRFEERYAAAHANDDLFGGFSFVASNSLLDGDGFGMRV; the protein is encoded by the coding sequence ATGTTGAGATCTCCAGCAACTCCCGCACTCAAGACGGTGCGTGGCTTCCACAATACCCCGGCTGCATCCGGCGATGAGGACTCCGACTACTGCCTCTCGCCCGACCCCCGTAGGGGATTGACAACcaagagcagcagaagcaCGCTCATGGTCGACGACGTTGTCAGTGCCAATTGCAGCCCGGCTATGAGGCCCGTTCTTTCGCCCGCCATGAGTGGGATTAGCATGCTACGGATGCACCAGGATATTCAGTCCCTCAGCCTGGACACTGCTGCCTCTTCACGTGCGAGCTCCATGACGTCGAAGCTTGGTCGCCGTGTTCTTTCTGGTGGCCTGGTCCGCCAAAGTGGTTACAagcgcagcaacagcagcggcacCAGCTCCGGGGACGAGACGGCATCTGTGGCCACCGAGGCCTACGAAATCAACCTCGAGCACGATTTTGCCGTCGATGGGAATGTTACCACTACAATTGGATCTACTGAAGCCGTGGAGATTGGCCCTGAGGGTGGTGTTGCCCGCTCGCAGAAGATGACTGCGGATGATTTTGAGCCCCTGCGGTGCTTGGGCAAGGGAACATACGGCACTGTCCTGCTGGTGAAGCAACGTACCACTGGTCGTCTATTTGCGCAgaagcagttcaagaaggctTCCCTCGTCGTGCATAAGAAGTTGGTTGAGCAGACCAAGACGGAACGCCAGATTTTGGAAAGCGTCAATCGTCACCCTTTTGTGGTTAAGCTCTTCTACGCTTTTCAGGATCAAGAGAAGTTGTATCTTATTCTTGAATACGGCCAAGGCGGTGAGCTCTTCACCCACCTTAACACCGAAAAGATGTTCTCGGAGCCGACGGCGGCCTTTTACATGGCGGAAATGGTTCTTGCCCTGAGCCACCTTCATACCACACTAGGTGTCGTCTATCGAGACCTCAAGCCCGAGAACTGCCTCCTCGACTCCGAAGGCCACCTTCTTTTGACCGACTTTGGCCTTTCCAAGGTGGCGGTTGAGTCTGAGGAGTGCAACTCGATGCTTGGTACCGTGGAGTACATGGCTCCCGAGGTTATCCAAGGCAAGAAGTACGGCCGCTCGGTTGATTGGTGGTCTCTTGGTGCCCTTGGCTACGACCTGATGACGGGCAACCCTCCGTTCCGTGGAGGGAACAACGCCAAGATCCAGGAGAACATTGTCAAGCAGAAGCTCATCATGCCCTACTTCCTGACTGCGGAGGCCAAGGACCTGTTGACGCGGTTACTGCGCAAGGATCCTGCTAAGCGTCTGGGCTCAAACATGCCCAAGGATCTGGACACTATCAAGAAGCACCGGTTCTTCCGCAAGATCGACTGGAAGAAGCTTGCCGCTCGTGAAATCGAGCCTCCTATTCAGCCCATGATTACGGATCCAGAGCTCGCTGAAAACTTTGCGCCCGAATTCACTGAGCTGAACCTCAGTCCAGTTGTTAGCCGGTTCGAGGAGCGATATGCGGCCGCCCATGCTAATGACGACCTTTTTGGAGGATTCAGCTTTGTTGCGTCGAACAGCCTcttggatggcgatggttTTGGAATGCGCGTCTAG